The genomic segment AGTGAGAGAATTGGGCTCCAAAACACCCTTCCGTACAATGATACAAAGATGGAAAAaggacaaaagaaaatgaagaaagttacGGGTAATAACCAGAAATTAGCTAATTCAAAGTCCTCCCAAACTGTTCAATATATTTCTTATCTGCATTGGCTAGGCGATCTTGAAACTGCACCCACTCACTTCTGCACCTctctcttacctaccaaattagATAGAAAAGAATTCAAGCTAGTTACTTGACGTTTGGACAAATCTAATGAAATTCAGTTCAATGCAAAATCATGCAATTCAAACAGAGTGCAGATATAAGACCTATGAATCCTAATTTAAACATGATTGTTAGAATGTAGGTGATATAGAATAACTCAGATTACCATAAAATTGGATGAAGAAGCTTtcagagttgacttttgcaaaaAAAACGAAGGACAAAGAAAAGGCctcaataaaaaaatatacagAAAGGTTGAAATGGAAACCGAACAAGTAACAGCTTACATACCCCTTGCCAAGGAGCTTTTCCATTTTCAGATTGACCCTGGAATCAACGAAGCTGAAGCTGTTAGCATCATTATCAACAAAACAAATCTAAATGAGGGGAAACCAGATCAAGGGACAAGTAGGATAATTGACGtggaagaaaaaaatgtaaataaggGGGTTGCTGCTAAAAAGTTGCTTATTTTATAAATGAAGAACCATTTgctcaaaaatggaaattaaagtTGAACAGAACAACATTTGCAAACAACTAAACTTCATTATTTTAATCACctctaggaaaaggaaaagcaagTCCCGATGGTTGTAATAAAGTAGTTAACTGACCTGACTTCCCAGAGAAGGAATAACTTGATGAACTATCCACTGAGAGTCAACCACATCAATTTTCTCATGTGCAGGCTACACAGGCAAAATACACTTACAATGAAACTGATAATACGCagacatccatttgaaatacatacatgttttccaattttatcTGTTTTACATGCCACTGTCCCGCAGATCTCTCCTTCCAACAGGAATATGAAAAGCAGGTAGACAAGCCTTCTTTTCTAAATCTTTCAAATAATACAGTGATAAGAAACAAATAAAACCACTGACCTCCACACATCTCCTTAGTGCAAAATCCAATCCCCAACCATGCACCAAATCATTCTAGAAATGTTATTGAAAGTAAAAAATCAGCGTGAGCTCTAAGCTGGAAAGAACCAAGGCTAATGAGAGCAGCTAAAAGCAAAAATAGTTGGAGGTACAACAAGGCTTAAAACATACGTATACAAATGACAAAGTTAGAGAAGGGAACCTGAATCATATGCCAAACACATCGCCAAGCATCCCGCGAGAAAACAGGAGCCACAATTTCCACAAAGCTGaattcaaaaaggaaaaacacaagGAAAATTAGTTGAAGGTAAATGTTGAAGCCACCCCAATCCTTTATACTTTTCTTAACTATATATCTCCATTTTAAGGGCCTGAGCATAAATCATGGGTCATAACTCAACCTACAAACACTaccataaaatcaaatttttcaacaataagaCGTGATATTGCTATGAGATGTCTTGTAGCTAAGCTCTTCTTTTTGGCAATGGTCAACCTGATGAAGAAATATGACCATCAGAGAAAGTGAGCTTCTTGTTTCTGGCAATTTCAACTTTCAAGCCATGTAAATAAACAATAGTTTCCCAAGAcaacatttttgttgtttttcagtttaatattattattttcttgggttaaagAGATTGACCTTCGGAAAACCAAACAATCAATCTCTGGAAAATTTAAATCTTTGGAAAACCAAACAATCACTCggaagagaaaaaaacaaatccttttcaggtttggattataagaaaataaaaacaagaaaaacaaactgCATGGCTCCCAAATTGCCATTCAGTCAATCAAAAGAACAATGTATCAGTTCAAAACTACAAAATTCAATCTATTATGATAAGTGAACCCTGC from the Coffea arabica cultivar ET-39 chromosome 11e, Coffea Arabica ET-39 HiFi, whole genome shotgun sequence genome contains:
- the LOC113717951 gene encoding uncharacterized protein, yielding MIQNDLVHGWGLDFALRRCVEPAHEKIDVVDSQWIVHQVIPSLGSQGQSENGKAPWQGSTLKASSSNFMVRERCRSEWVQFQDRLANADKKYIEQFGRTLN